The sequence tttttttttgatgtaaatTTCTGTACCTAGCTCACAACAAAAATTAGAAAACACAATCTCTTGCGTATCCttttgtcatttattgatgggcGCCGAGCGTGCAATGTAGATAGGTCATCGACCGAGGAAGCAGCACAGCACGTACTAAATGGATAATATATGTAATAGGTAGTACGCGATACTAATTTTGCAGCAGCTAGTAGGTTGAGTAAGGAAACGATCGAGGGTTTTATGTAGAATACATTCAATAGAACGCGGTGGTGGTTGAGATTGATGTCTCCCTCCTAACATCTCTTCAGTCTTTCCCTCCCTGTTTATAGAAAGTAACTCATAATGCCACACCACTTACTTTTTCCAAATAATAAACATTTGAACAAACTAGGAATAAAGAGATATGACTGAGTTTTCCAGTGATTAATCTATATTTGTCAATGTTAAAAACCAATAAGCAAGCAGGGAGAGGTTGAGGTAAGATGGGTGACATCATGATATATATATCCTCGGATCGGTATTGTTTGAAATCCGAGAATCCGTATATACTTTTTCATTCTATGACTCAAGGCAGCATTCTACAATCCTAGATGTTGTTATGTCAACATCGACGTACCAACGAAGCTGGTTCATTCACCTGGTCGTCGATGGAGTATTATTTTAAGAATACAACGCGGCTTAACTGGTTAAGTTTGGGCCGTTTGGCCCGCAAGATTTCAGTAGCAAGGACTTGCTATCGtctttgggttttttttcttccattgaCATTGTAGCTAATGTGGACTTTGATGAAGCAAGCAATTAGCTGCACGCCAAAAGTAAGTGATAATGACGTCTTTCAGAGAAAAAACATACTAGTAGGTAACAGGGTAATGCCTTCCATTCAGAGCTATCGATATCAATCTtagatatattattattattgtttaatcaaataaactagttaattAGTCGATGATTAATTATCCATAATCTAGCTCCAACAATAACAGGACAAAATATGTGACATAGGGAATTAGTTGGGAACACTAAATCGGAACAAATGGTGCGGGTGCAGGCACTTAAAATGTGCATTTCTTAAAAATACGCGTTAGTTGGGAACACTGATGCTTATTTATACTAACATAGACGATGCTTTAGCAATAAAAAAAAGAAGTTAGAATACATTTTTATAAAAGAGAAGGACCAGAGTCTCTCTCCCTCTTATATATACAATCAAACATTGTGTTTTAGTAAAGCAAAAGCCACGATTATCAAACAAAGTcattaataaaagaaaaaccgTATGTATCGACTCTTGAGCAGTTGATCTATTAGAATTAAGATTAGACAAGTCTTTTATGCCTGCACATAGGGGGATATCTCTTATTGATTTCTCTTGACAATTAGACGTGTTTATTAGCGATATGTCTGATGTCTCTTTCGTTGTTCTTTGTCTTCACGGTCTGAACTGAAGTGCGGTAGTCTTTCATGTTTTACATctcttgccaaaaaaaaaaaaaaaaaactaatctactcatttgaactagttatgattaagatgaataaggctgATATGGCTtatttcggttaactattgttgagccaacaaggtgcacacgtttaggtacgattattcGTATCTAaacgaagtcacttttcatttgtgtgtaacaagctaagttcgatctaatggttgaaagatataagCTTgcgtctaatcaggttttcatctaacggtgaatattgcatTTTGCTTTTCGCAAGTTCGATTGCGTAACACATGCACCTCTATTATAAACTCTTTTTTAAATTTTATCGGCCACATAACGCTCTTGTTTTCCACTATCGGTGAGAAGGAATGTTGTGCCACCACGTCATCCTAAAGCTCCATGGACTCCTTAAAAGTACTCCCTCCATTTCTGGAAAGGAGATACTATCATCCATCCTAATAAAAATCCAGTCAAATACTCGATAATGTTGAATGAAGATCGGTTACATTCATAAGATGATTAGACACCCATAGACCAATTTATAAGTAAACAGACACTAAAGGGTTTATTTAAATAGACATTTAAACACTCGATATTCTTAGATTTTTAGAGGTTTTGTCTGCTCTTTAGCTCTCTAAAGGGTCTGGGACCCTTCAATTCCCTGATAATTACATGTAATTACTGTTTTTGGCTTTAATATCATGACTTggctaaaaaaaaaagtaaatagcCACTTGTTTGTTTTGTCTGATCTCTTTCGTTTTAAACTTTTCCGTTCAGCGCGTGTATACTCTCTTCATAACCTGCGTGTGCACTTTGTTAATTAGTCACTGGCTAGTCACAGGGAACGTCCCGGGTGATGTCCGACCGGTTTGATTTATACAACATGATGAGACACACAATATTTTCAAAGAACACAAGAAAAAGACAGCATTTCCCGATCGGTCTAGACTAGAGGACTGACAGTTGTTAAAGATCAAAATTTAGGTGTGTGTAAAATCCAAGTCAAAAGTCCTTTTTGGCAACTTGCACCAATTCTACCGACGGTGTCGGTCATCAATAATTGTGTTCGTGGGAGGTGGTTGAGATATGCGTACTCTCTGACTGATGTACTCGCGGAAGATATTCTTTGTATGCCCCAAatagattttgtgccgcaaacaAACAATAGAATATTGTTTAAGAAGCCCCATcctttttggttttttcttttccatttctATAATGCGGTAGCCCCATCCTTCCCTGCTATTTTTTCACTCGAGTGTTttactttgatttttttcttttagcaCCAAAAGTAAGAACTAGAATGAATAGGAGAGAGCTTGCCGATTGCAAAAGAGAATCAAACTACATAATGCACCAAAAAGGAAAAAAGCTTATGTTAAACATCGAGAGAGACAAGAAATTCCTTAAATTTAGGGAGCCTAAATAATAAAAGTGACAGCTTGTCCCAAAGGGTAATGTTACACTTGCAAAGGATCATAAGTGGGAgtcagaagaagaaaacaaactgaTACAAGTTTTATTTGTTCCCAAGGGATTTGTATCTCTTTTACATACTTTAGCACCACAGGAAAGCATCAAATTGTATCAGTTGAAGTATTTCTTGAACAGTGCTTTCGAGATGGTGAGGGCATGTCCTTGGGCCTTTACAGGATACAGCTCTGCCCCTGATTGCCATTTGTTTGAATAAGAAATCCATTCTGTCCTCCATTCTTCCAGCTTAAAATTCTGGTTTGCATTCAAACTTTTTAACAAACAGCGAAAGTATGTGGAGGCTCTTGGCAGATAGTAACCTTCCAGCAATCCGCTCCAAAATTTATTTGCTGATATTACAGACTTTTATATATTAGGATCCACATATGATAATAACGAAGACATCATCAATAGGATGATAATGGGATAGGCAATCTCTCGTTTGAGGAAGTAGTTAGTAATAGCTTACCGTAATCGTGAAGTTTGCTCTGATTGTTTTTTGTGTTATCATACCACATGGTCACTTGTGTCCTGGCGTTCCATTCATactaaaaagagaagaaaatgaatTCTGACATCTAATCATTTACGAAGGAAAATATATGTAAGTAAGATAGTGGATGGATGATTGATTCCAACCTGTCGCATCTCGCTGGGAGTGGTTGCAAGTTTTTTAGCACTCTCCAGCCAAGTTCCTAAAAGAAAATTATCATCAGAAGCTAAAAGCATATCAATATCCATGATGAGTTCAGCAAACTTTTCACTAGCGGAACTCAATGCTTTGGCATTCTTGTGTTTGAAAGCTGTCAATGAATCCAAATAAACTTGGTTTGCTAGTTTTGATAGTACTTGGCGAGTAAGGTCGACCAAGTCATATCTGCCATCATAAAAAAACTTCATAATCAGAGTCGATGGTGAAATCTTACAGGAGTATCTACGACAAAATCTTACTCTAAAAAACATCAACAAAATCTTAAACTAGAAAACATCGACAACGATAACTTAAGGTAAATGTTGTTCAGGGTGAATTTACAATTTGTTTACTAGTTTCGATAGTATATGCTGAGTAATTTACAAAATCGCAACTGCCACCATAAATATGCATTAATATTAAAGGTAACCAATGGTCAGGTGAATCTCAAGGTAAACATTTTTAAGGGTGAATCTTAACTTGAGTAATGttgtctataatatttacttctgatatgtatgaattgtaaTAAGAGTAATCTAGAATAGATTTTACCTATATGTGAGACTTCCTGCAAGACTGCTTCCTGCATCAATGAATAGCTGCAAGGCATGAATGACCTCCTCAGTTGAATACCATAAATGTGGCTGAGGCAAGACAGAGTTTGTTTCTGCAAAGGAGAATCTAAACGTTGTTTCCTGTCTTAAGTGATGCTGTGTGTTTCTTTTGGACATATTAGAACCAGAGTCCCATGATGGATCCCAATCTGGAAATTCAACTATGTAATCTTTGTTATGGTCCTGCAAACAAATTTAAGTAGAAGGAAAGTGTAATTTATCAGATTATACATTTGCATGGAAATACAAATATCCATTATAGCTCATTCTGATCATAGCTCCGCTTGGAAAAGATGTACATTTCTACCATTAAATATTTAAAACACAGTGCATGACATTCAATACCTTTGCTTTCCTAATTCAGGCCAACAAAAGTACGAGAAGCAAAGGAAATGAAAGGCTTTAACGAGAGAATTGATCTTTCGTTTTATGATCCTTACACTCTTTCCTTGACAAAGAAAAATATGAGCAGAAAAAAGTAAAGAGATTCAAAACATACTGCAATTCCATCTGTACAATTGTATATTGTTCGATAAAGTATTTCCCAAGCTGCCTCCATCTGATGAATTTCTTTACCATAACGTCGACGAGAATACGATTTCAGCCATTCCTACAACACAAATGAGGAAGTTAAGCATCGGCTGAAATAATATATGACAAACACAGTTTCTGACACTGTCAATGTCTTATCAACGCATGAACAGTAGCAAAACGTGCAAACAAAGAATATGATGCAACGTTCAGTGTTGAAGTAGTGCAATCAGTTCCCTTAAAACTTAATTTGCCAGAGAGAGAGATCGGCACTAAATAGAGTAGTTAGGGACTCTTTAACAGGGTACAACAAACTCACCTAACTGACACAATTTCACCATTCAACTTCGGTTTGCAAGTTCTATAAGCAATTAACAATTAAATTAGCTAATTAGAATTGAGACGTGAGATACAGGGGCTGGAGTAGGAGACTGGAGAGGAGTCTGTTGCATAAAAGCCAGAACCTGGAACTTTGTACTTCTTGTATTGCTTGATGTCTCAAATTTCTTTTCTTATGTGGATTGCCTTTATTGTTTGCTTAGTGTTAGACTAGTTAAAAGGTAAAACACTACACAATTTACAACGGCTTTAAATAAAAATACATGGGCTATATAACTGGTGTAAGAGCAGTTGAACTTTAAAGTGCTTCAATTACCTTCAGTTGAACTCTTTCACTACGAAATGCCATTTCCGACATCAACTCATAGACGACAGGATTCTGTTCTATCCCTTCCATGCACATTCCTACACCAACCTGATAGAGCAAAGGAGTGTGAAATCCTAGGTGGCTTTAAGCATAATAGCAAGATGGAAAATTGATGTAGTGGAAGGCAAGCTTTTCTGTGCTATATATATATTGATGAACACAGTGTATCTGATTTTTGTATTCAGATGACCTATACACCTCTATGCAGGTATAGAAATTAAAAAAAGATCTATAACGGTTGTTAATAGCACTTTATAAAGCATGTTACCATAGTTGAATTTTGGCTGATACGAGCATCAACTGGACCAGTAGAAACTGCATCCAGTATACCATACATCTCAATATTGCCACCAAAGTTATGCAACATACACCTGCACACATGTAACTGATGATCCAATTATTGTGTGGTTAAATAATGCCTGATCAGAACCAAATAATTAAAAGTATTGAACTCGAAAGATATAAAGCCATCACACTGCAACCATCCTCTCGCACTGGGGGGAAAAAAGGAAAGAAAGCGGGTGAAAATCGCTATATATATACAACTAACAGTTACCATATATATGGAGTCCCATAAAACTGAGAAGACTTCTTCCAGATAGGTTTGACCTCAGCAAATAGATCAAGAACTATCATCTTTCCAAATGGAACAGAATGGAGAAGCGCCTGTCAAATAAAAACGAAAAAGTGAACAAAATCAACTTGTAAGACGGTAACAATCTGAGCATCATTACCATCAGATAAAACAGAAATAAACAAAAAACATCAAGGAGAAATATGAACATGCAATTACAAGTAGATGTGTACTGTGATACTACTGCTGCATCAGGTGAATTTCAAGCGGGAACTGAAATCTTATAAAGGAGTTTTTATTCTTTAAGTATAATATGTTTACATAACATATGAAACAGAAGACACAACACCGCTATTGATCTGCTGATAGGATGTGATATAAGTGCGCAAGGAACCTAAACAATAGCAGCCAAGGAGTTTTAAAATGTCATAAATTGAGCACTAGCATAATGAAACATCAAGAaaaatttaaaaaacaaaaactatATGAGTTAAGCTGGTAAAATAAGTACTTACTCTCATCTGTGCTGGATGCCAGAAGGCAGAGTCTGACGAGAATAACCACCCCTGCACGTCgacaaaataatcaaataaaatgTCTTTCGAATGAAGTGTTAAATGAAGTATATCTGTGTCGAAGAGAGTGGTTCCAACGCCTCACAAGGAagaaaacaattgaagttaatacAATCACTAAAGTCTGAAGATTATAGGAAGTGTTCCGTTAACTTGACCAAGAAAATTTAGacatttttatcaaaagaaacGGTTACTAAAAGGATGTGGAGAAGCAGTATCAACATTAAGTAGTTAGAAGTTCAGTACATATCCTTGACCAAATCATTTGGCGCTCTACTGAAAACCAGGTAACACCTTGATGTTAGCATTTTGAATAAAATGACAAATATAAAGATCCCACAACCAGAACCTCTCTCTTTCCCACTTTCCTACTTCACTATTATAATGTGACCTAAtaaacaaccaccaccatcacaacGGATAACATCATCATTATAACCCCACCAGCACCTTAATTGTTTAAGATTTTAGTATGAAGAAAAATAGATCTTAGCAAAGTCCTATAAGTGAGCTCAACTGCGAAGAGTGAATAATATACCTGCATTAGCCAAACAGCATCTTTATTCCCCTTCGACATCGCCTTGTAAACGGCTGCTCCAAGTTGTGAGATATATTTTGGATCATTTGTAGGTGGTAAATTTTCATTGAATGTATCACTGGTTTCATCATCATAGATACAAAATTTAGAGCAGCGTGGATCATTCTGGTAATTCATACAATCGTTCTTAGTGAAACACCTTTGGTGGGATGGCTACGTCATAAAGTAATTACCCACACAGACTTGCCAAAGTATATTATCAAGGACAACAGTATCCAGAGGATAAAAAGACTATTGCAAACCTAAGCAAGAGACTTGCACAGGAATTCACCATAATTTGAAGATTAACATAAGTTCATTCTAGAACTTGAGCTGTAAAGCAATGCATCCGTGCTCTCCACAATATTCTCCATGCTAAATTGATTATAACAAGGTCTCAGAAGAAAAAGCACATTATACAAGAAATCTGATGGATGTGTAGCTTTATGGTACGACTCCAGCCTAGATATGTCAAAATTGTCTACTATAGTATTTTGCCGACTTGGGTCCATTAAACATTATTAGTAAGTTTGGGACAAGTTCTAATACATTAAATATATAAGGAATCAATTCTAAAGCGTTAACCTAGTTACTTCTATAAAATGAGTACCACACCACTTGGTAACAAATTCATTTAGTGATGTTGTCAGATGCTTTCTTTTGGTATGCAGTTGTCAAGAAATGTCAAACCATCACTTTACGAATAATTTTGGTAAATGCTTCTATCATTATGTCCAGATTTTtcaacaaaaaaatgaaattgggtGATATACATGCATTGGTCTAGAATTAGCTGGCTACGTAGCAACTAACTACATAATGGGAAATTACATGGTAAATTCAAACAACATAGTGGGACTCTGATCAAAAGATCATTGCTTTCTTTGAAGGCTCTGGGTTGGTGAAAAAAGGCAGGTACCAGCCTATATTAATTTTAATACATGCTACATCCATTGGCTAGATCACATGTATACTTTCGTTCTGTTGAAATAAGAAATTACCAGCTGTAGATTTCAGTTATATCTCCATATTCTGCGAAATAgacaaataagaaaaataaatggtTATGAATAAGTATTTATAAGTTGATAACTTCTGGTGCATTCACCCAAAAGTTGTGAAGGCAAGCATCATACACaagtataattgaaataaagaaACAATATTCTGAAGTTTCAACTAGCACGCCTTGTAAACTTCAGCACtgctgtacattcagttctgcatAAACCCTTACTAGTCGTGATAATAAAAATTGTCCTATACGTTTGTTTTGAAGACAGTATCTTTCATCTGACCGAGCCAACAGACTATGAACTCTAAATCTGTAATACGATCATTTGTAGTTTGGGTACCAAAAATAACCCAAGACACTTTGCAGACCGTGAACACTGCTCAGGCAGGGACATCCTCTATCAGGAGCTCATAGATGTGGCCCAGAGAGAACACATAATCTTCCTGAGCAATGCAGAACAATTAATCCCAGAACCATATACTACTGGTTCAGACTCTGATATCCGAAGCAAGAGGAAAGGATCCCGCTGGGACATAGCAAATGACAACTCCAAGTTAATCCAAGTATCATTAGCCCCGTTTGGGTACAAAGGATGAGTAGGTGAGATCCTACTTTTTACTTTTGTTTGAATTTGAAAACAATACTTAACATGTCAACCAAAGGATGTGTGGGAGCTACCACTACAGAATACAAAAGATATGATGTACTTGGAGCTCATCATAAAAGAAGAGGTTAAAAGTCAGTAGCTAGTCCCGGACTCTGGCAAAGGAGACTAAGAATCCCAATGTTACGAATTAAATACAAAGACAGCATACATAGGTGATGAAGATTCCTCAGTTTCACTACACTACACCAACTACTAAAATCTTCACTTTGGTTAAACTATTTTTTGAAGGTTGCTTACCCTCCCACCCCATTATCATATAACTCCAAACAAATAAGGTGATGATTCAGTACTCGGGAGATTGCCTACATATGTGATAGGCCAAAACTCACAAAGGTTATCATGTTAAGTGACTAAGTCTGTTTCATATATCAATGTGCTTCCCTTTTCGTTATTACATGGTTCCGGTATTTAGATAACTGGAGGTTGGTGACAAATTCGCTTCATGAATACTTTGGCTTCTAAGAGGTGTATATGTATAATCTATTTCAAGTGAGTGTTATGGATTAAGACACGCGTATACAAGTAGTTTTAAGTTTAATCGACCATGACGAGACCTACAAGACTGTCAAGACCTACGTGATGATAAATTATAGAAGATATTAACTACTGATTTGCAATGATTGCAATAAATGTTACCAAGAAATCGATGCAAACCTTTGATTTGTTGCTTGATAAAAGCTTCGCCAATTTGAACAAATAGCGGATCAGACGCGTCCAAAAGAAATGTGCAGCACCACCGACGATCACCATTAACAGTATTCCTATTACGAAATCAAGAATTACCATAATCGTGAAGATGGAGAAATATCTTATTTAAGCAATGTTAGAAACATAAGGAAAAACAAAACATTTTTAATTCATCATAAACAAACCAtgacattgaaccttgtttatgcACTAAATCCCCAACTTAATGAGCAAGAAACTGTACTAAAGTAAATAATTTCTATTAGACATAAAATAGGATCTAAAGggtaaaaggaaaataaaagacACAACTCCAAAGTAAATCCCAAGAGAACGCATCACATTTTAttgtaagaaaacaaaaatacgaGTAAACTTTTCTAAGGGGTGTCTGAGGCCAAGTTATCTCTCCTTCCTCAGCTATGATAGCACCCGCAGTACCGTATCTTCCCATAATGACTACGAAGTAGTAATGTAAAAAGGTGGATTAGTGCTCATAGATGATGGAAACCAGTCTACTGGAATACCCTAACACCTAAGGTCTTGTATCCTCAAGCCGATGTTCAGTTGGACTCTCCATGCGTACTAGGGAGATTGTAAAGAGAGTTTACAGTGGTCTTGCTTTTTCTTACCAATGAACTAGATAACTTTCTACCTGAATAGATTTCTCAATCTGAAGAAGCCTGATATAAACTTGTAACTCATGAAATTCAGAATGACCAAAAaaggaaatatcaaatatgttaaaaaaaaaaactctaagttAACATAAAGTAGACAAAATAACCTAACTCTGCAGATAAATATGATGGTCAGGTAAAACATTTCATCTTGCAATCGAAGCATATAACCATTGATGCAACTGGGAACTGGCTATGGTAAATCATGAGTATTCAGTTTCCTTTCCTGCTGTGGTTCACTAATTAAGAATGTCCCAGACTCCCAGTAcgaacaagaagagaaagaaagagaggaGGAGAAAGAAATATGGAGACAGTGTGAAaactaaacccattccatttaaCAGCACTTGTAAGATTTCGACAATGTAGGGATGCTGCTCTATGAATTTTAAACAGAACATCTCAAAGTAGCAGCAAACATTATTGATGGGACAAaaacaaagagaaaaagaaaagatggaTGACATACCAGTCCCCGAGTCTAGTAATATTGGCTGAAGGAAATATCTTTTTTAATGCTGCTGGAACATTCCCAGAGAAAGATGGTAGTACTGGAAAATCACGAGCAAGTCCATATGGAGAATTACTTAGAGATTGTGATCAAATAAGCATGAAAAAAGACCAAATATGAAATCTAAGACTCCTCCAAACTTCAAAGTTGATAAACAAACGCGTCCAACCATAACCTTGATATCAATTTTACAACATCAACAGTGCCATTCAGAGTAGCATTTATCTTCACATAAGCATTGCTATGGTTTCTTCACAGCAAACATATAGTCCTGCATGTGTTTTCCACTTTATAATAATCACAACTCCAAACATCATAGCTTTTACACATTTATAACATACTACTACATGTCAATTTTTTTAATCGTATTGATTGCCTTCCATAACTGATGTCAAACaagattttttttgtattggtcAGAAATTATAACGCGTGCTCTCAAGTTCACCACTTGCTTTGGACTTCGTTTTACGGGATATGGTGATTTAGAAATCAAGCTTGGTTTGAAGATACAAAAAGTCCTCTCACCCAAGCCATGTAGGTAAGATCACCCATCTGATCTGGTAGGTTGGTTAAAGGCTCCACCGGCAGGGAGTTACCTGGCCTACCCATACTTCGCTCTTTAAGGGAAGTGCTAAGGTGCAGAAGGACAACTTGGTAAAAGTCAGTATGGTGGCACCCTCCAAAAATTGGTGGGTTAAGGTGAACACTGACGGGTGTTCTTTATGGATCCTTGGTAAGGTGGGTGGTGACACAGTTTTCTGGAACTACTCTGGCTTAGTCACAGGAGCTTTTTCAATTCATTTTGGCTAAAAGACTTCAGTTGTGGCAGAACTACTATCCATGCCACCGAACAAGCCCAAGCTTGTGATATAGTAGTATTTGGTTGGAGAGCGACTCAATGATAGTTATTAATGCACTGAAGGAGTCTATTATACCCCATGGATGTGTCTGTCTGAGATTCATCTCGTCTACACAGGTCGCCTTTTTTCATAATTTAAAAAGAATGCAATGGTTGTGCTGATACTTTACGCAAGTTTGGTGCCACCTTAAAAACGGCTGTTTGGTGGTCTTTTCGTCTGCCTTTTCTGTGTGGTATCATGGGGCTATACCGTTCTGGTCTACCtaaacttagatataagtagttaTCTTTGAAGTTTGAACCTAATTGGAGGTCTAGGTTTATGTCTTCCATTTATTTGCTTATTAATAAATCGCTCCTCTAGTGGAGTTTTTCACACAAAAACATTGACAATATAAAGGATATCCTAAGCTGTGCCAAGTAAGCTCATTATTATAATATTGGACCAGCAGATTAGGAACCAATCTTGGACAACAAATCTAttgttgtgattacaattatgaATTATGATGCAGACAGATAAAGAGtataaaaacctag comes from Papaver somniferum cultivar HN1 chromosome 7, ASM357369v1, whole genome shotgun sequence and encodes:
- the LOC113297482 gene encoding alpha-N-acetylglucosaminidase-like isoform X2 — protein: MALQGINLPLAFTGQESIWQKVFKGFNLSNSDLSDFFGGPAFLAWARMANLHGWGGPLPQSWLDQQLVLQKVILSRMIELGMTPVLPSFSGNVPAALKKIFPSANITRLGDWNTVNGDRRWCCTFLLDASDPLFVQIGEAFIKQQIKEYGDITEIYSCDTFNENLPPTNDPKYISQLGAAVYKAMSKGNKDAVWLMQGWLFSSDSAFWHPAQMRALLHSVPFGKMIVLDLFAEVKPIWKKSSQFYGTPYIWCMLHNFGGNIEMYGILDAVSTGPVDARISQNSTMVGVGMCMEGIEQNPVVYELMSEMAFRSERVQLKEWLKSYSRRRYGKEIHQMEAAWEILYRTIYNCTDGIADHNKDYIVEFPDWDPSWDSGSNMSKRNTQHHLRQETTFRFSFAETNSVLPQPHLWYSTEEVIHALQLFIDAGSSLAGSLTYRYDLVDLTRQVLSKLANQVYLDSLTAFKHKNAKALSSASEKFAELIMDIDMLLASDDNFLLGTWLESAKKLATTPSEMRQYEWNARTQVTMWYDNTKNNQSKLHDYANKFWSGLLEGYYLPRASTYFRCLLKSLNANQNFKLEEWRTEWISYSNKWQSGAELYPVKAQGHALTISKALFKKYFN
- the LOC113297482 gene encoding alpha-N-acetylglucosaminidase-like isoform X1, whose amino-acid sequence is MHKENLKMSNPLLALLVLSLSVSLVTSTNAMKEEESMGVLLRKLYNKKPSSSVQEAAAMGVLRRLLPTHVSSFDFKLVSMEVCGGSSCFYIKNSNASSRRGSEITIEGTTAVEITSGLHWYLKYWCGAHISWDKTGGIQIASVPKPGSLPPVKDQGVLVRRPVPWNYYQNVVTSSYSYVWWDWNRWEKEIDWMALQGINLPLAFTGQESIWQKVFKGFNLSNSDLSDFFGGPAFLAWARMANLHGWGGPLPQSWLDQQLVLQKVILSRMIELGMTPVLPSFSGNVPAALKKIFPSANITRLGDWNTVNGDRRWCCTFLLDASDPLFVQIGEAFIKQQIKEYGDITEIYSCDTFNENLPPTNDPKYISQLGAAVYKAMSKGNKDAVWLMQGWLFSSDSAFWHPAQMRALLHSVPFGKMIVLDLFAEVKPIWKKSSQFYGTPYIWCMLHNFGGNIEMYGILDAVSTGPVDARISQNSTMVGVGMCMEGIEQNPVVYELMSEMAFRSERVQLKEWLKSYSRRRYGKEIHQMEAAWEILYRTIYNCTDGIADHNKDYIVEFPDWDPSWDSGSNMSKRNTQHHLRQETTFRFSFAETNSVLPQPHLWYSTEEVIHALQLFIDAGSSLAGSLTYRYDLVDLTRQVLSKLANQVYLDSLTAFKHKNAKALSSASEKFAELIMDIDMLLASDDNFLLGTWLESAKKLATTPSEMRQYEWNARTQVTMWYDNTKNNQSKLHDYANKFWSGLLEGYYLPRASTYFRCLLKSLNANQNFKLEEWRTEWISYSNKWQSGAELYPVKAQGHALTISKALFKKYFN